The following nucleotide sequence is from Vanrija pseudolonga chromosome 4, complete sequence.
ATGCCGCCAACTACCTCCTGTCCctccgcgacgaccacgacccaTCGCTCACCTTCCGCTCGCTCTTCATCGGTACGCTCGTGAGCGCGTTCCAGGCCGCCATGAACCAAATCTACAACGTGAGCGCCACACACCGAATCTCGGATCCGCATGCCGGACCCGTCCCTATCTCTGTCGGCACCGCTGACCTCGTGCACAGTTCAAgcccagcgccggcggcatcacgGGCTCGTTCATCGTCCTGATCATCTGGTTCCTCGGCCGCCTGTACGCCTTCGTCCTGCCGCgcggcgacacgctcgaggccaagttCCGCGATAAacacggcgccgatgccCGTCGACCTTGGTGGCTGTGGCTCGCCATCTTCCTCAACTCGGGCGAGTATGGTCTCAaggagcacgccgtcgctgccatcatggcgtcctcggcgtccaaTGGAGCGAGCTCGGTCTCGGTATTCACCGTCCAGAACCTCTTCTACGACCAAAAGCTCACCGCCAACACCGTCATCCTCACCACCCTCTCCATCGGCCTCTTCGGATACGGTCTCACGGGTATCCTCCGGCCCATCACAGTCTGGCATCCCGAGGCGGTGTACTGGGGCAACATTCCCCTTGTGAAGAGTGGGCAGCTGCGTCGACCTCCATTACCTTGAAGCTGACACTTCAGCCCTCCAGGCCCTCCACTGGGACAAGTTCAAGTCGTCCAAGCCCCTTCGCTACTTCTGGTATGCTTTCGGATCCATGACGGTTTATGAGTTCTTTCCTGCGTACATCTTCCCCTGGTTGAATTCCATCTCGGTCCCCTGCCTCGCCTCGATGAACGCGACCGGCAGCCGTGCCTCGATCTTGACCAATCTCTTCGGTGGCTCTCTCTCCAACGAGGGTCTGGGCATTCTCAACTTCTCATTTGACTGGCAGTACATCACGTCTGGCGCCACGTCACTCCCGCTCAAGTGGCAGGCCAACTTTATCGCCGGCTACATCGTCTGCTGGatcgccttcctcgccgtgtACTACGGTAATGCgtggggcgcgcgcgacttgCCATTCCTCAGCTCATCGCTCCGAACCCAGTCGGGCAAGCGCTACAGCTCGCTCAAGGTGTTCAAGAACGGCGTGCTGGACAAGGCAGCCCTCGCGGAATACGGTCTTCCCAGAATCACCGCGACTTATGCCTTTGCGAGCACGGTCGGGACAATGGCAGTGAGTTTTTACCGCCTGAACTGTTGGTTGAGATATGGACGTTGCGTGAAACGAGATGGTGCGCTCTGGTTCAAACCCATCGCGCCGGCGGTCCTAGCGCTCGAGTCTCATTCCACAACATGAACGCCCCACGTTCGCATGCTTACATTTCAGATTGGCGGCCTTATCGCCCACTGCGTCCTCTTCTGGGGTCCCGACATTGTCCGCAGTGTCAAAAACCTCCGGAAGGGCAAATCGGACGACCGTCACCACGCCGCCATGGTGCGCGACTACCCCGAGGccccgtggtggtggtacaTCGGCGTTCTACTCTTCGCCTTCATCCTCGGtatcgtcgccgtcgtcaccaaGAACCTGGGTATCCCGGTGTGGGCTTATATCGtggccctcctccttggtgcTGCCATTGCTCCATTCGTGGGTTCCATAAGGTGGCAAAAGTGATTAACCCACGCAGTCAACGCTCCTATACTCACGGTTTGGCAACGGTATCGCAACCAACCAGGTGATGAAGATGGTCGCAGGTCTCACCATCCCTGGTCGTCCGATTGGCAACCTCTACTTCTCCGCCTGGTCGCACACGGTCATCGCCAACTCTCTCAACCTCGCCTCGGACCTCAAGATGGGCGAGTACCTCAAGATTCCTCCCCAGGTCATGTTCCTCACACAGATCTGGGGCACGGTGTTTGGCGCCTTCATCAACTACGTCGTCATGATCTCGGTTGTCAACGCCCACCGTgacctgctcgtcgacacGAACGGTTCAGCGCAGTGGTCGGGCCAGGCCTTCCAGTCGATGAACAACCAGGCGACCACTTGGGCTCTGGCAAAGTACATGTACTCGCTCCAGGGCAAGTACTACATTGTGCCGTTTGGCCTTCTCATCGGCTTTGGCTTTGTCGTGCTACACCGCGTCTTTGTTATTGTGAGTCAGCTCTCACGCCTCAACTGACTCCTCCAGTTTGTCCCCCGCATTGGTGGCATCTCCACCCGCGAGATCAACCTCCCGACCTTCTTCATGTACACCGGCTGGCTGGGTTACAACCAGACCCAGTCGTGCACCGTGCTGTCCGGCGTTGCCGCTGGATTCTATGTGCAGTACTACCTGAGGAACTACCGCCCGCGTATTTTCAAGGACTTTCAGTACCTCGTGACGGCGGGCTTTGACGGCGCGTCGCTTTTCGTCGTTTTCATCCTGTCATTTGCAGtactcggcgccggtggaCCCACTGTTCCGTTCCCGACGTGGTGGGGTAACCCGAATACGGACACGACGTTTATTGATCACTGCCCCCAACCGAGTTAGTATGTAGTGCCCTTCAGTTTATGCGGATGAGATGTAAAGGAATGCCGATGTTGGCCCAGCTCAAGCATTACATGTAGTACATGACACTACCCCGCATCACATTGCTCTACCCCGCTGGCGCTTTAGTCGTAGAATCTCATATTACACTTACCCTGGACAAGCACTCTAGAAGGTACGGTTGAGCTGGGCGGCAAGTTCGTCGTCAATGATAGACGGGACAGCGATGCACGGCTCCTCAGCGCTCCAAGATGGAAGCACAAGGGTTGGAGAGGGCTCACTTCACCGCATCAGCCAAGAGCAACGTTTTTGACTCACAGAACAGGCTTTCCCTCAACTGGCATCGAACGGTGCGAGTAGGAGGCCACAAcgggcttgccgccctcAAAGAAGGGGACACCGTTGAGCTCGTTGGCGGCAgtctcgaggtcctcgggcGAACTTACACTTGGTCAGTGGGCGCGTAGCGATGTGTCAAGGAGAATGCAGCAACACACTTGAACTTCACGAACGCGGTAGAGGTGTGCTCGCGCTTGACCcccttgagctcgacgctCAGAACAtgcacgccgagcggctcgagACGAGCCTGCAGGCGGAGCTGgaactcgtcctcgttcTTCCACGGGCCTATGCTGCCCATGAACAGCTCCGGCTTGGCCGTAAGGCCGCGCGTCGGcttcgccttcttctcgctcACAGTGGCCGCGTTGTACACCTCGCGGCTTGTCGACGAGCCGGAGGGCGCTGAGCTGGGTGTTGGCTTGGGGAGATGGTGGCGGTCGGCCGGCATTGTGCAGGTTACTGATGATGTGGGTGGAGTGGCAACAGCAGCTCTGACATCTATTTCGGACCCCCTCCCAGTTGTTGCATCATATCCCACCCAACCCTGACCACATTAGAGTACGGCCGGCTATTGCCTGCACTTTGAACCCAAAGAGAAATCAGGCGCGCAATACTTGGGCCTTATAACCATTACAAGGTGCGTCCGCAACCGGcggccacacacacacacacacgctgTCCCCCGGATCGGCGCCTGCACAGTGCCTGCACAAGCATTCACCCACTCGCCATCACCCTACCATTTCTGTCCCTTCCTTCCCCTTTCCTCCCATTCTCTCACCACACACACGGCTCGCAATGaccctcccacccacccaccctcagCACCCGCCCTCGCAGACGCAGGCACTCGACGACCGTCGTACAGAGCGCACACCCTCCCAAGACACCGAGTACTTTTCCACCGCGTCTTCCCCCGCACCGAACCGCATGGATCGCCCTGGCGCCTACCTGAACGACGCGATTGCAATAGACTCCGACTCTGAGGACGAGGGCATCATCTTCACAGGATACTCGGGTCCGCCCGTGCGtccacccccacctcctTCCTCCATCTCACCTCCACTGCCCATACACCGACAGCCCCCAAGCGGCGACAACTGCTATTTCGTCGGTCAACATGGCCCGCTGCGGTTTGCTCTCGACCTGCGATGGAAGGAGCGACTGAGCCACAAGATAGAGGTAAGCTCCCACACACTGAACGCGTCCTTAACACCCCAGGTCGGCGGTGGCAAGGTCGTGTCGTTGGCCGACGATCCCAATTACTTTGTCGCAGATCTCTCATCGGCTACCCCTCTCAGTCAACGACGGTTTGGTCGGCTCGCCAAGTGTTCTCGTGTCACAATCGTCAGCGAGGGCTTTGTCTACCTGGCCCATGCGTCGAAAAGCCTGCCAGATCCGTCGACCTACGCCATTTCCCTAGAGTCActctcgaccgcgccgctggTCTCCGCGCCATCTTCCCTCTCCTCTCCATCAAAGTCTCCGTCGGCACTCGGAAAGAAGGAAGCCCTGAACCGACAGCGAGCAGTCCCGGGTCAACACCACGTTGCCCCGGTCAGCATCCAGTGCGAGGCGCGACTTCATCTCCCGCCGGTGATGGTGTACCGAATCATGTTCGGGACCATGAGGAACAGTCGGAGGCCGCTTCTCCCATCACTGATGCTCAGGCCTCGccaccagcccagcccaTCCCAAAAACTGAAAATGAAAGTGACACGAAGCCGTTGTCCAAGGCAAGTCCCACCCGGGCCACCCTAGATGCAACCGTCAAAGATTCCTCGGACGACCCGACGAGCGTCTTTGCCGATACCATCAATGCACCCCGAGCAAGTGCAATCGAATCTGGAGCATCAAACCTCCCAACCCGTGCCGCTCTCCTTGCCATGCTCTCGGGTGGCGACGGACCTTCAACAACGCCAACCAAGCCTCCACTGCAAGCTCGGATCCACCTTTACACCCTCGAGCAAATCGAGGCCAAGCTGCGCAAGCTACGCCATCCCCCAGGCGTACCCCGTCGGCCCTTTCAACAACTCCTGAGCTCTATGTGTTCTCGAGGAGATGAAAGTATTTCTCATCTCCTTGACAGGTTGCAGAGAGGAGATGTAAGCCTTCCAGACTCGGACCAGGACTGACGCTGCAGGTGCCAAATGCCAAGTACCTCTACTCGAAGCACCGTGCGTGGATTGCCCAGGAGGTGGAGCGAGTGAAGCTCCTCAGCGAGCGTAAACTATTTCTGGAGCGAAATCAGCGCATATTAGCAAGGAATCGAGAGCGTGGATACACATGATGGCCAGCCGCTATTAGTAATTACGAATCAAAGTTTCCGCCACACTCATTCCTTAGTCGCGCACCGAACGCGAGAACAGCATGATGCACCATATATAATGCAAACCTCTCAATTTTAAGGAACTACTTGCATCACAGAAGTTGGCCGCCCGCACGCATTCTCCCGACTGCGCTCACGAGATGCGAGAGAACAGAAGGATTTGCTTGTTGCCAAACACGGCTTCTGGTGAGGACCGTTGCACCCCCCTGCTCTGAACATGTCATTGGGGTTGATATCCTTAAATGCAGAATCCACGTGCTACTGATTGCTGTGCCAGCTGTGCTGAGGTGCCAACCAACACTTTCGCTTCCCTGCTCCCTCGAGGTCTGTTGTTGGAGGGGAGGTCGTGAAGTGGGGAGGCATTGTCGCGCGACTGATTTTGACTTTTGCTCCACCCGGTCGCCTCCACTCGTCATCGAGCACTCTGGTTGGCTACGACCCAATGACCTCTTCACGACACAAACACGGCCGGCACACTCTCGACGGTCTCCATACTTCTCAAGACATGCATGTTTGCATCCGCGCCGTCCCAGGAGCATGGGCAGTGCACATAGCCTGGCACGAGCGACAAGAAGACCTAGTGTCTGACCTCGGTGTCGTACAACACTCGCTAGCTGGCCAACTGCTCCCCAGTAGAGCAGCCGGCAGTTGGATCCCCTAGTAGGTAGAACACGGGCACTCCCTAGAGGCGAAACCCGTGCTCTTCCAACTGAGCTAGCGAGAGTTGTTGACACCAGGGCGGGAGGTTGACTATAGCCTGAGCGACGGAATCAACGGCTCGCGTGGGCCTGGCTCTCGACCTCACGGCCAGATGGAAGCATTTCGAGCCCTGGGATGATACTGCTAATTACGTATGGTCCTGGACAGCCTGTATCGAGCTCTGGggacgtcgagcaggcgagGTTAGGCGCGGGAAGAGGTAGGCCTCCCCCCGAGCCCCGCGTCGGCTCGAGTTGGCTCGAGTTGGGCCCACGGCTGGGTCGCATCTCAGAGAATCGTTGGCTGGCAGTTTCTCTCGAGTTATAGGTGTGCTCGATGTCTTCTCGCGCTCTGGAATGTGTCGCGATGGACGGACGCTTCGAATACGCTGGTGAGTTGTTGCGTTGTTACCCTCGCTTACAttgtcctcggcggcgtgtgctGCCTTGTTGGCATCATCTACCCCGTCTCTTCAAGAGACTCCTCAACTGCGAGCATTTTGGTGAGTGGTGCTCGTGAAGCATCGGTTGGGTTATCCGGTGGGAGAGGTCaaccctcgtcctcgcgagGGTGCTTCACCTTCCACTTCCACGCCCTAGAGTTGTCTACTGATCATCTCGGCTCACATCCATCCTCTCCGTCTATCCCATCATTGTTCGTACATGCTGGCGCAGGCATCTCTGACGACCCGCAGGTACGCTCTCCCATCCTCCTGTTGAGAACCTACCGGTTGCCGGGTATCTTCCGGCCAACCAGACGATGCGAGCCGAGGCTGTGATGTTTGTTTCACTTTGATACTCGCACCAATGTTGACTGCCGCCAGAGTCCCGGTCCTGGCTCGGTGAGTGCTGCCACCAAAATACCACACTAGCGTCCTGCCACTGGCATCACCCTCGGCAGATGTACAGCGGTGCTGGTGCAACCGTGCTGGCGTAATGGTGCTCGCTGTCAACCAGTGCAGACATCCCGCACCACCCCTCAATGCGTTGCACGTCTGCAACAAGCCGAGGCAACCGAGCCGCCACCGCAATACGTCACCCCCGTCGCGTCTCCAATCTAATCATTATCGTCCCTCTCAACAGACAGACGTGCCACAGCCTCAAACGCGTCATGCACACACAGCATGCTGCTGATCTGCATCGCAATGATCGACAGCTACGTCACAATGTCCAAAACGGCGCGTTCCAAGATCACTCCGGCGACGTCACGCATTAAGCATCAACAATTGCGGAGGCTGTGTCGACCTTGGCATAGCATTGTTTTGATCGGCTAGCTCGTCAAGCACGTTGCGTCGAGGCCTTGGGGCAGCCTGGGTGAGGACCAGAGTCAGAGTTGAACGCCAAGCTTATGTCACTTATTAGGGTCCATGGTACCATCCCTTATGCGGAAAGCTGGTCACGTTCCTGTGGAGTTAATGACGCCTTGGCTATTGTGCCTACAACGTGCGACGCGACTATTCGACTGTCCCTGAGGACAAACCCGATCCGCCTGCCGTTTGTTTGGCTCCTTTGCCTCCTTGCCTGCCGTCGAGGCCCCGCGCTGCGGTGCGTCCAAGCCACGAGCTGCCAAGCCTTTCGGCCCCCAGTGGCGTCGACGGCACTGCCGACATTGGCAGGCCTCAGTGTGCCGAGCAGCACCCGCCCTGTGTTTCGTCCTGCCCGCCGACTTGCTGTGCTCACCTCGGCCCACTGGTACGAAAAGAGGGTCGCGACGCGTCAATCCAGCAAGGTGAGAGATGCGTGGGCTGTGCCaagccgacctcgccgaggcaggCCTTAGCATCGGCCCAAGAAAAGGATAAATAACGAGCAACTGACAACACCCGCTTaccccacacccacaacTCACCCACCATGGCCCCCATCACCTCTATCGCCGCTACGTTCGCCCTCCTGGCCAcgctcgccaacgcccaggtcaacctcgaccccaaGGGCCCCTCGCTCCGCTTCAACTGGACGCTCGCAGTCAACGATGTGCCGGTCGAGCTCACCCCCAGCCCGGTGAACAACGGCTGGATCCAGACGACCAACGGGCCGTTCCCGCACCAGCAAGCCGCGCCCAAGAACAACAACTACGGCGTCAACTTCAACTTCTGGGGTGAGGGcttcgaggtcctcggcagCTCGCCCGACTACTGGAACGCGACCGACCCCGTCGGCAAGACCAAGCTGTACTCCAACAGCGACACCACCGTCACCGGAGGTCAGGACATCAacgcgcccacctcgcccacagTCATCACGTCGCACGTGAGCCCGCGCTTCCAGAAGTCCGACTACACGCTCTCTCTCGGCGAGGGGACGTggggcctcgacggcgtcgtcgtccgtaCCGGCATGCAGAGCGACGCCCACGACCttgcctcggcgcgcaccttGGTCCAGGAGTTTGTCGTCAACGGCACCGTCAACCCCTTCTTCAACACGAGCGGACGCTGGGAGGTGGACCAGGAGGCCAACGGCCTGCCCCTCCGCGCGACGTGCTTCGAGGGTGCCAAGTTCTCCTTCCCCATCCCCAACGGCGCGTCGTACGTCGTCCTCAACGGTACCCGCGACATTCAGAGCGTGGACGCCCAGATCCACATCCGCGACGCGGTTGATGGTATCACTAGGGACTACATCGACACCCTTCGCATGCGGTACCAGAACTCGACCACGGCTCTCCTGTACATGGCCCCTCTGGACCCTACCAAGAGCCTCTTCTTCGACTGGGACTGTGTCACCGGCAACACGCAGGGCACCAACAGTCTCACCAGCATCACCTTCTACGCCGCCATCACGTAGGTTCCCGCGTTGCGTCGCGTGTGCAGAGACCCGAGCTGACATCCACAGTAACGCCACTTGGGACGACAAGGTGACCACTGCCCCTGGCGCAAGCGGTTCGGCCAGCGGCAGTGCCGGCTCGCacggcagcgccgcctcggcttcGGGATCGGCCAAGCCCACGTCGTCCAGCAAGCCTAGCGCCGCTGGCTCCAGCATGCCCGCCAACGCAggcctcgccgctgccctggTTGgtggtgtcgccgccgccgtcgctctTCTCTGAGAGAAGTGCTGGTTGAGTTGAGTTGATGGCCCGTCCGCTTCTTGCTGGGTCTTTGGAATCTTTGGAACAGGTGTGCGTCATACACGAAACGCATATGAATGGGTCCGAGTCTTGCCGCCTGGAAACAATCTTGCTGCTTGAAGGTCTGATCGGTTGGCATGGTGGTCGATCTACTCACGCCAGGGACAGCTCAGGAAGAGATTGAGTTACATGTCCATGGCCGGTCCGCGCAGCGCAGCTGTCCGCATGTGCCCGAGTTCAATAACAGAGTACATGCTCTAGAGGGAGGTACAATGAGCAAGCGACACATCTAGCGTGTGCTCAACT
It contains:
- the OPT5_1 gene encoding Oligopeptide transporter 5 — its product is MGIKNRPEQGPRTEASMKQRRPVLLEAKLCPTGTPHHLASTRLANLMPVSTWYRAAGAGSELAPFGAGTRTDQMGDLEPDTARGVAELTYDEKAKTHDDYLGAQVLDAGDHGDKAIEKRADSDAASDTPPPQIGPDGEPIIVTGADAANYLLSLRDDHDPSLTFRSLFIGTLVSAFQAAMNQIYNFKPSAGGITGSFIVLIIWFLGRLYAFVLPRGDTLEAKFRDKHGADARRPWWLWLAIFLNSGEYGLKEHAVAAIMASSASNGASSVSVFTVQNLFYDQKLTANTVILTTLSIGLFGYGLTGILRPITVWHPEAVYWGNIPLVKTLQALHWDKFKSSKPLRYFWYAFGSMTVYEFFPAYIFPWLNSISVPCLASMNATGSRASILTNLFGGSLSNEGLGILNFSFDWQYITSGATSLPLKWQANFIAGYIVCWIAFLAVYYGNAWGARDLPFLSSSLRTQSGKRYSSLKVFKNGVLDKAALAEYGLPRITATYAFASTVGTMAIGGLIAHCVLFWGPDIVRSVKNLRKGKSDDRHHAAMVRDYPEAPWWWYIGVLLFAFILGIVAVVTKNLGIPVWAYIVALLLGAAIAPFSTLLYSRFGNGIATNQVMKMVAGLTIPGRPIGNLYFSAWSHTVIANSLNLASDLKMGEYLKIPPQVMFLTQIWGTVFGAFINYVVMISVVNAHRDLLVDTNGSAQWSGQAFQSMNNQATTWALAKYMYSLQGKYYIVPFGLLIGFGFVVLHRVFVIFVPRIGGISTREINLPTFFMYTGWLGYNQTQSCTVLSGVAAGFYVQYYLRNYRPRIFKDFQYLVTAGFDGASLFVVFILSFAVLGAGGPTVPFPTWWGNPNTDTTFIDHCPQPS